One Octopus sinensis unplaced genomic scaffold, ASM634580v1 Contig12563, whole genome shotgun sequence DNA segment encodes these proteins:
- the LOC115229403 gene encoding serine/threonine-protein phosphatase 6 regulatory ankyrin repeat subunit C-like has translation MEMLMESEGQRPRSLKPIHLACYFGNLNFLKFLVNLKVNINSVNSKNDTPILFATRNNHIDVVQYTSDNYFRFLLRNKASVDIENDKGSTPLYWAVRYQYEDLVKLLVCDGKAMVSTRRKLGLETPITMATSLGNLEILKTLIENGADVNTKIKYGMKPIHVAAYFGHLELTDYLVNYNISLEDDDDFGNTPLLISVQQRKLDVFAHLLTLGANGSHRNKRGKDAWTYAMELENDKYLLVLLKFYGHWIEENKIARSSGTFSGSTYPLHLAASKGATKYLRMLFESKLKFNEKDSLGNTFIHTAAFANQAYFISTRYLSFRTKY, from the coding sequence atggaAATGCTCATGGAATCAGAAGGTCAGCGACCGAGGAGTCTAAAACCAATACATTTGGCTTGTTATTTCGGAAAtttaaatttcttgaaatttctcGTGAATTTGAAAGTGAACATAAACAGCGTAAACAGCAAAAACGACACCCCTATTCTATTTGCAACTAGAAACAATCACATAGACGTTGTTCAGTATACATCTGATAACTATTTTAGATTTCTTTTGCGAAATAAAGCATCAGTTGATATTGAGAATGACAAGGGGTCAACGCCACTATACTGGGCAGTGAGATATCAATATGAGGATCTAGTAAAGTTGCTTGTTTGCGATGGAAAAGCCATGGTGTCAACTAGAAGAAAGTTAGGCTTGGAGACTCCAATAACGATGGCCACGTCTTTGGGAAATTTGGAAATCCTTAAAACTCTTATAGAGAATGGAGCTGatgtaaacacaaaaataaaatatggaatgAAACCCATTCATGTCGCTGCCTATTTTGGGCATTTAGAGTTGACGGATTACCTAGTGAATTACAATATTTCATTGGAAGATGACGATGATTTTGGTAATACGCCTCTCCTTATCTCCGTTCAGCAAAGAAAACTTGATGTTTTTGCACATTTGCTCACTTTGGGAGCAAACGGCTCACATCgtaataaaagaggaaaagatgCGTGGACATATGCAATGGAATTGGAAAATGACAAATACCTGTTGGTGTTGTTAAAGTTTTATGGACACTggattgaagaaaacaaaattgctCGATCCAGTGGAACTTTTTCAGGTTCGACGTACCCTCTTCATCTTGCTGCTTCTAAAGGAGCAACAAAATATCTTCGAATGCTGTTTGAATCTAAATTGAAATTTAACGAAAAAGATTCTCTCGGAAATACTTTTATTCATACGGCTGCTTTCGCGAATCAGGCATATTTTATCTCGACTCGTTATTTAAGCTTTAGGACAAAATATTGA